The DNA region GGCGATGTGACGCTGGCCGATCTGGGCGAGTTCTGGAGCCGGATGATCCTGCTGGGCCAACAGGTCTTCGCCGATCTGCCGCCCGACCGGCTGCTGTCGCTGAAGTTCGAGGACGTCCAGCAATCCCCCCACGAGACCCTGCGCCGGATGATCCGCTTCATCGACCCGTCGCTGGAGGATGCCGGCTGGCTGGACGCGGTCGCCCGCATCCCCAAACCCGCCCGCTCCAAGTTCACCACCCTCCCCCCCGACACCCGCGCCGCCCTGACCGCCGCCTGCGCCCCCGGCCTCGCCGCGCTGGGGTATTCGCTGGAGGGGTGAGT from Tistrella bauzanensis includes:
- a CDS encoding sulfotransferase domain-containing protein; translation: MVAAKLLHLFPEARVIHVYRDGRDTAMSMAHHHNFRVLVGAMKASRRFGIDGFRPLHQPRGRMLDVWLQRLIFPRLNVRRLAGDVTLADLGEFWSRMILLGQQVFADLPPDRLLSLKFEDVQQSPHETLRRMIRFIDPSLEDAGWLDAVARIPKPARSKFTTLPPDTRAALTAACAPGLAALGYSLEG